The Natrinema salaciae genome contains a region encoding:
- a CDS encoding universal stress protein yields the protein MASKSLGSMESTMLEDRETSATVSDPGSFDRILVAIDGDTDDDVSAAAVSLAARHGARVDALSVVRMNASVDHWDLRVERREASAEAALDAVGDAADQTDVAVAKRLRYGDPAEQIELYAEHNDVDLIVVGEPTRTGIRRYLSPTSVTERVHRSASVPVLTVPADDD from the coding sequence ATGGCATCGAAATCGCTGGGATCGATGGAATCGACCATGCTCGAGGACCGCGAGACGTCGGCGACGGTGAGCGACCCCGGATCGTTCGACCGCATTCTCGTCGCGATCGACGGCGACACCGACGACGACGTCAGCGCGGCCGCCGTCTCGCTGGCCGCCCGTCACGGGGCTCGAGTCGACGCGCTGTCGGTCGTTCGGATGAACGCGTCCGTCGATCACTGGGATCTCCGCGTCGAACGACGAGAGGCGAGCGCGGAAGCCGCGCTCGATGCGGTCGGCGACGCCGCCGATCAAACCGACGTGGCGGTCGCGAAGCGGCTCCGATACGGCGATCCGGCCGAACAGATCGAACTGTACGCGGAGCACAACGATGTCGACCTCATCGTCGTCGGCGAGCCGACGCGAACCGGCATCCGGCGATATCTGTCGCCGACGAGCGTCACCGAACGGGTCCACCGCTCGGCCTCGGTTCCCGTGCTCACAGTTCCAGCCGACGACGACTGA
- a CDS encoding PH domain-containing protein, with protein sequence METLHPRIRLLWIARGALAAIGLGVALAAIDQWLFGVPLVAIAGVVALGLFLGVVYAVRLYQVWRFELQADALYLERGVVTLVETAVPFVRVQHVDTQFGPVERLLGLSSVVVYTAGSRNADVRIPGLTPDRARSLQDTLRELAVESEAEDAV encoded by the coding sequence ATGGAGACGCTTCATCCTCGAATCAGACTGCTCTGGATCGCGCGCGGGGCGCTCGCGGCGATCGGCCTCGGCGTCGCGCTCGCCGCCATCGACCAGTGGCTGTTCGGCGTGCCGCTGGTCGCGATCGCCGGAGTCGTCGCGCTCGGACTCTTCCTCGGCGTCGTCTACGCCGTCCGCCTCTATCAGGTCTGGCGGTTCGAGTTGCAAGCCGACGCGCTCTATCTCGAGCGCGGCGTGGTCACCCTCGTCGAGACCGCGGTTCCATTCGTTCGCGTCCAGCACGTCGACACGCAGTTCGGTCCCGTCGAACGGCTACTCGGCCTCTCGAGCGTCGTGGTCTACACGGCCGGCTCTCGAAACGCGGACGTTCGGATCCCGGGACTGACGCCGGACCGTGCCCGAAGCCTGCAGGATACGCTTCGCGAACTGGCCGTGGAGAGCGAGGCCGAGGATGCCGTCTGA
- a CDS encoding PH domain-containing protein, producing MPSDANRLHPLSAVSLALQRGITGFSVPFFLAAVAGIVGMDVDRTVDVLFVLSPIGFVVGVGYGLAYYYRFTYEVTSDTFDVTSGVVSRRSREIPYRRIQNVDVAQGVVQRVLGLAVVSIETAGGGDTEATLNYVSENEAERLRSEIRRLTAKTDDEGATDERTARTSPADSTAGIDETTRRERARDEGRPIRLFELEFRELLVYALTSFRWGAAVFPIALLFFVGGADSGSGPVPEFLLLAAEPFGGPEGVEGAALGQLLVLTAITALQWTAATYVASAIYTVANYYGFRLGRAGDDFVYERGLIQRYSGSIPAEKVQSVSVTENPLQRLVGYAGLWVETAGYGPDSSSGSQSAVPLADTDRVYRFAENLTGVETPEFRRAPRLARRRYLARYAIVAAAVVGIAFGLAQVSTVDRWYLTAVVFVAVPPAAHLKYVNLGYFVGEDHLVIRSGFWKRRTTVIPYYRIQTVSTRRSIFQRRLGLASLAVDTASSRTFAWGTPTIYDVDLETAREIHGTGRKRLQSTLRERARADDIGLSVDFT from the coding sequence ATGCCGTCTGACGCGAACCGACTGCATCCGCTCAGTGCGGTGTCGCTGGCCCTCCAGCGGGGCATCACCGGATTTTCCGTTCCGTTTTTCCTCGCGGCCGTTGCGGGCATCGTCGGCATGGATGTCGACCGCACCGTCGACGTCCTGTTCGTGCTGTCCCCGATCGGGTTCGTCGTCGGCGTCGGCTACGGGCTCGCGTACTACTACCGGTTCACCTACGAGGTCACGTCGGACACGTTCGACGTGACCTCGGGCGTGGTCTCTCGACGCTCCCGCGAGATCCCCTACCGCCGCATCCAGAACGTCGACGTCGCACAGGGCGTCGTCCAGCGCGTGCTCGGACTCGCCGTCGTCTCCATCGAGACCGCCGGCGGGGGCGACACCGAGGCGACGCTGAACTACGTTAGCGAGAACGAAGCTGAGCGGCTTCGATCGGAGATCCGCCGATTGACGGCGAAAACTGACGACGAAGGGGCCACCGACGAACGAACGGCTCGGACGAGTCCGGCCGATTCGACCGCCGGCATCGACGAGACCACGCGACGGGAACGGGCTCGAGACGAGGGGAGGCCGATCCGCCTGTTCGAACTCGAGTTCCGCGAGCTCCTCGTTTACGCCCTGACTTCGTTTCGGTGGGGCGCGGCGGTGTTCCCGATCGCGCTGCTGTTCTTCGTGGGGGGTGCCGACTCCGGTTCGGGACCGGTGCCCGAATTTCTCCTGTTGGCCGCCGAGCCCTTCGGCGGGCCGGAGGGGGTCGAGGGTGCTGCCCTCGGCCAGCTACTCGTCCTGACAGCGATCACTGCGCTCCAGTGGACGGCCGCTACGTACGTCGCGAGCGCGATCTACACCGTCGCGAACTACTACGGGTTCCGACTCGGGCGAGCGGGAGACGACTTCGTCTACGAGCGCGGGCTGATCCAGCGCTACAGCGGCTCGATCCCCGCCGAGAAGGTCCAGTCGGTCTCCGTCACCGAGAACCCGCTCCAGCGGCTGGTCGGCTACGCCGGCCTCTGGGTCGAAACGGCGGGCTACGGACCCGATAGCAGTAGCGGCAGCCAGTCGGCCGTCCCGCTGGCCGACACCGATCGCGTCTACCGATTCGCCGAGAACTTGACCGGCGTCGAGACGCCCGAATTCCGGCGGGCACCGCGGTTGGCTCGCCGGCGATATCTCGCCCGCTACGCCATCGTCGCGGCCGCCGTCGTGGGTATCGCGTTCGGGCTCGCGCAGGTTTCGACCGTCGACCGCTGGTATCTCACGGCCGTCGTCTTCGTCGCGGTGCCACCCGCCGCTCACCTGAAATACGTCAACCTCGGCTACTTCGTCGGCGAGGACCACCTCGTGATCCGAAGCGGGTTCTGGAAGCGCCGAACGACCGTGATCCCGTACTACCGGATACAGACGGTCTCGACGCGCCGATCGATCTTCCAGCGCCGGCTCGGGCTCGCGTCGCTGGCCGTCGACACCGCCAGCTCACGGACGTTCGCCTGGGGGACACCGACGATTTACGACGTCGACCTCGAGACGGCTCGCGAGATCCACGGCACGGGCCGGAAACGGCTCCAATCGACACTGCGCGAGCGCGCTCGAGCGGACGATATCGGCCTTTCGGTGGATTTTACCTGA
- a CDS encoding Na/Pi cotransporter family protein: MEDISRETSTGWLRDDSSLVVAVQVVATVVLFLFAIRLLGSATDALTPSLRGILSRIIVDDGSALGLSWIASYVLANGSIVAALSLSLFNSGLVLPSQLFLMIVGSRLGGGAVVVFIGAFDYLNEEVESLRESMSLGLLTFLLTHSIYLPAMVLGYAAMPAIRTEKRRSQALSDLEVSLPDVLSIVTDGLIDVVGGGVAFLLAIGCILLSLQLFDRILDGIDKQRLRRRYVSRLQDKWVSFGLGLVVTGVTTSVAFSLGVIVPLYNRGHIKRSEIMPFVLGANIGTLIDTLVVAVALNTFVGIRIVLVLVAIGSGMSVVVLAFYAPYGRLIDRAQNRIIDNTGYFVGVLLSLLLVPLLLIVFP, encoded by the coding sequence GTGGAGGACATCAGTCGGGAGACCAGTACGGGATGGCTGCGCGACGACTCGTCTCTGGTGGTCGCGGTACAGGTCGTCGCGACGGTCGTCCTGTTCCTCTTCGCGATACGGTTATTGGGGTCTGCAACGGATGCGCTCACACCGTCGCTCAGGGGTATATTGAGTCGGATTATCGTCGACGACGGATCGGCACTCGGCCTCAGTTGGATCGCCTCGTACGTGTTAGCCAACGGGTCGATCGTCGCCGCCCTCTCGCTGTCCCTGTTCAACTCGGGACTCGTTCTCCCGTCGCAACTGTTCTTGATGATCGTCGGCTCCCGGCTCGGCGGTGGGGCCGTCGTCGTCTTTATCGGGGCGTTCGATTACCTGAACGAGGAGGTCGAATCGCTCCGCGAGTCGATGAGCCTCGGGCTCCTCACCTTCCTGCTCACCCACTCGATCTACCTGCCCGCGATGGTACTGGGATACGCCGCGATGCCAGCGATTCGGACGGAGAAGAGACGCAGTCAGGCACTTTCCGACCTCGAGGTCTCGCTCCCGGACGTGCTGTCGATTGTCACCGACGGACTCATCGACGTCGTCGGAGGTGGCGTCGCGTTTCTCTTGGCGATCGGCTGTATTCTCCTGAGCCTCCAGTTGTTCGATCGCATACTCGATGGCATCGATAAACAGCGGCTGCGTCGGCGCTACGTCTCGAGGTTACAGGACAAGTGGGTGTCGTTCGGACTCGGGCTCGTCGTCACGGGGGTTACGACGAGCGTCGCGTTTTCGCTTGGCGTGATCGTTCCGCTCTACAACCGCGGACATATCAAACGAAGCGAGATCATGCCGTTCGTGCTGGGCGCGAACATCGGGACGTTGATCGATACGCTCGTCGTCGCGGTCGCATTGAACACGTTCGTCGGGATTCGGATCGTCCTCGTTCTGGTGGCCATCGGCTCCGGCATGTCGGTGGTCGTGCTCGCGTTCTACGCGCCATACGGTAGGCTCATCGACAGAGCCCAGAATCGAATCATCGACAACACGGGCTACTTCGTCGGCGTTCTCCTCTCGCTACTGCTCGTTCCGCTATTGCTCATCGTGTTCCCTTGA
- a CDS encoding class II fumarate hydratase has translation MADDDYRIEEDSLGEMQVPADAYWGAQTQRAIQNFPISGITFSRRFVRGLGVVKKAAAQANRDLELVDEDVAEAIIEAADEVIAGEHDDQFPVDVFQTGSGTSSNMNANEVIANRAAEIMGSEIGDRVVHPNDHVNYGQSSNDVVPTAMHVASLEAVEKDVIPALDTLREALEEKEEEFDDVVKTGRTHLQDATPVTLGQEFSGYRTQVEKGLARVDRIRDHLGELALGGTATGTGLNTHEEFPGRAAEYITKETGVQFREADNHFEAQAAHDAMSEAHGALRTVAGSLNKIANDLRLLASGPRNGLGEIEQPENQPGSSIMPGKINPVVAEAVNQVHKQVVGNDAAVSAGAAEGQIDLNLYKPVLAHNFLESAELISNASQVFGDRFVRKLEANEEYCEERVEQSMAMATSLNVHIGYDKASEVAKTALKEDKTVREVVLEKGYLDEEEADEVLDPRKMTERGILGQDD, from the coding sequence ATGGCAGACGACGACTACCGAATCGAGGAGGACAGCCTCGGCGAGATGCAGGTACCAGCGGACGCCTACTGGGGTGCCCAGACCCAGCGCGCCATCCAGAACTTCCCCATCTCGGGGATCACGTTCAGCCGCCGGTTCGTCCGCGGACTCGGCGTCGTCAAGAAGGCCGCCGCGCAGGCCAATCGCGACCTCGAACTCGTCGACGAGGACGTCGCCGAGGCGATCATCGAAGCCGCCGACGAGGTCATCGCTGGCGAACACGACGACCAGTTCCCGGTCGACGTCTTCCAGACCGGCTCCGGGACGTCCTCGAACATGAACGCCAACGAGGTCATCGCCAACCGCGCCGCCGAGATCATGGGCTCGGAGATCGGCGACCGCGTCGTCCACCCCAACGACCACGTCAACTACGGCCAGTCGTCCAACGACGTCGTCCCGACCGCGATGCACGTCGCCTCCCTCGAGGCCGTCGAGAAGGACGTCATCCCGGCGCTGGACACGCTCCGCGAGGCGCTCGAGGAGAAAGAGGAGGAGTTCGACGACGTCGTCAAGACCGGCCGCACGCACCTGCAGGATGCGACGCCGGTCACGCTGGGCCAGGAGTTCAGCGGCTACCGGACGCAGGTCGAGAAGGGACTGGCCCGCGTCGACCGGATCCGTGACCACCTCGGCGAACTCGCGCTCGGCGGCACCGCGACCGGGACGGGGCTGAACACCCACGAGGAGTTCCCCGGCCGCGCGGCCGAATACATCACGAAGGAGACCGGCGTCCAGTTCCGCGAGGCCGACAACCACTTCGAGGCCCAGGCCGCCCACGACGCGATGTCCGAAGCACACGGGGCGCTCCGAACCGTCGCCGGCTCGCTGAACAAGATCGCCAACGACCTCCGACTGCTGGCCTCCGGCCCGCGCAACGGGCTCGGCGAGATCGAACAGCCCGAGAACCAGCCCGGCTCCTCGATCATGCCCGGCAAGATCAACCCCGTCGTCGCCGAGGCCGTCAATCAGGTCCACAAACAGGTCGTCGGCAACGACGCCGCCGTCTCCGCCGGCGCAGCGGAGGGCCAGATCGACCTCAACCTCTACAAGCCCGTGCTGGCCCACAATTTCCTCGAGTCCGCGGAACTCATCTCGAACGCGAGTCAGGTCTTCGGTGATCGGTTCGTCCGGAAACTCGAGGCCAACGAAGAGTACTGCGAAGAGCGCGTCGAGCAGTCGATGGCGATGGCCACCTCGCTGAACGTCCACATCGGCTACGACAAGGCCAGCGAGGTCGCCAAGACCGCGCTCAAGGAGGACAAGACCGTTCGCGAAGTCGTCCTCGAGAAGGGCTACTTGGACGAGGAGGAGGCCGACGAGGTGCTCGATCCCCGGAAGATGACCGAGCGCGGCATCCTCGGCCAGGACGACTGA
- a CDS encoding NHL repeat-containing protein — translation MPHETDAETDHSWQPITTPFDADLYDVVRTDDGPFAVGGGGTIVANRGQGWEPVVESGPAGQNRTLRSIATIDNGARVWVAGASGAIGAYDLIRDRIYDFSYANDISGSWQSIAIFGTAGSETVFVSNASGTILSGTLSGLEVTGWSPSKPGSGAAIPALAAAADGVVYAVDTGGNVYEKRPGEWTAIGIADVQATPTDVTVGPRKDVYVAADDGMIYRYDPATERWKPIETPAAGLRAVDCSDDHLVAVSESNAVFRRPLDSRTSWQREPTPTGNDLLAVATGYPDIAVGKAGTVIERPPRTPPAEDRPSETPPAGNASRAGPCDRLESELLGRLDRTELESLLRHADCESPLLEHLGLLESDEAESVLGGRLERAPLAVLPVREGVVRGDERKGSHRRSSCDCAETESKLEDVLVERLLCE, via the coding sequence ATGCCGCACGAAACCGATGCGGAGACCGATCACTCGTGGCAACCGATAACAACCCCGTTCGACGCCGATCTGTACGACGTCGTTCGGACGGACGACGGTCCGTTTGCCGTCGGCGGCGGTGGAACGATCGTCGCGAACCGCGGCCAGGGCTGGGAACCCGTGGTCGAGTCCGGACCAGCGGGGCAGAACCGGACACTCCGATCGATCGCGACGATCGACAACGGCGCGCGGGTATGGGTCGCCGGTGCGTCCGGCGCAATCGGCGCGTACGACTTGATTCGAGACCGAATCTACGACTTCTCGTACGCGAATGACATCTCCGGCTCGTGGCAGTCGATCGCCATCTTCGGAACCGCCGGCAGCGAGACGGTGTTCGTCTCCAACGCGTCCGGGACCATTCTCTCGGGTACTCTCTCGGGGCTCGAGGTGACCGGTTGGTCGCCGTCGAAACCCGGTTCGGGTGCGGCGATTCCCGCGCTCGCCGCGGCCGCCGACGGCGTGGTCTACGCCGTCGACACGGGGGGGAACGTCTACGAGAAGCGACCGGGAGAGTGGACCGCCATCGGTATCGCAGACGTCCAAGCTACGCCAACCGACGTGACGGTCGGCCCGCGGAAGGACGTCTACGTCGCCGCAGACGATGGGATGATCTATCGCTACGATCCAGCCACCGAACGCTGGAAACCGATCGAAACCCCGGCCGCCGGACTCCGCGCCGTCGACTGCTCCGACGACCACCTCGTGGCGGTCTCGGAGAGCAACGCCGTCTTCCGGCGACCGCTGGACAGTCGGACTTCCTGGCAGCGAGAACCCACACCGACCGGGAACGACCTGCTCGCCGTCGCAACGGGGTATCCCGACATCGCCGTGGGAAAGGCCGGCACTGTTATCGAACGACCGCCTCGAACCCCGCCGGCGGAAGACCGCCCGTCGGAGACGCCACCAGCGGGGAACGCGTCGCGAGCCGGTCCCTGCGATCGACTCGAGAGCGAACTACTCGGCCGCCTCGACCGAACGGAGTTGGAGTCCCTGCTGCGCCACGCAGACTGCGAGTCGCCGCTGCTCGAGCACCTCGGACTACTCGAGAGCGACGAGGCCGAATCCGTACTGGGAGGCCGTCTCGAGCGAGCGCCGCTCGCCGTTCTCCCGGTCAGAGAGGGCGTCGTGAGGGGCGACGAACGGAAGGGAAGCCACCGCCGCTCCTCGTGTGATTGTGCCGAAACCGAGTCGAAACTCGAGGACGTCCTCGTCGAGCGGCTGCTGTGCGAATGA
- a CDS encoding universal stress protein, with the protein MYHDILVPTDGSDSSAAAVDEAVAIAGEEGATVHFLHVIDEGTEMSAGASGMIAPQVTETLEEEAESALDDAERRAEATGVNYERRTREGDPHEAIAVYVAEHDIDLVVMGASGRSGLKAHLLGSTTDRVVRTVDASVLIARP; encoded by the coding sequence ATGTATCACGATATTCTGGTACCGACCGACGGGAGCGACTCGAGCGCGGCGGCGGTCGACGAGGCCGTCGCGATCGCCGGCGAGGAGGGGGCGACGGTCCACTTCCTCCACGTTATCGACGAGGGAACGGAGATGTCCGCGGGTGCGTCGGGGATGATCGCGCCGCAGGTTACGGAGACGCTCGAGGAAGAAGCGGAATCCGCCCTCGACGACGCCGAACGCCGGGCGGAAGCGACCGGCGTGAACTACGAGCGACGCACACGCGAGGGGGATCCCCACGAGGCGATCGCGGTGTACGTCGCCGAGCACGATATCGACCTCGTCGTCATGGGCGCGAGCGGCCGCTCGGGACTGAAAGCGCACCTCCTCGGGAGCACGACCGATCGCGTCGTGCGCACGGTCGACGCGTCCGTGCTGATCGCACGACCCTGA